The following nucleotide sequence is from Pagrus major chromosome 16, Pma_NU_1.0.
TAATTCAGGCTGTGGTGCAGCTCCACATACACTTTAGTTCACATTCACAGCAAATCACCTGGAACTCATTTACTCATCGGCTTATTATTTAATCAATTTATGCCACAGCCACCTGTCCAGGGTCATAATGTTGTGTCATTTATTACCGAGGGCAGGACACTCACTGACTGTTTGAACAAAAGATTCACGGTCATTTGGATATCATTCAAATAAACCTAAAGACTGTGCAATATCTAATGCAAACATCATGCCAGTCAGGCACCAGAGGAGTGACATTTGATATCGTGTTTTATTTAACATGACTCAtatttttataatgaaaatattataacgtaaatacaaaaacaccaaTACACATTAACCCATCGTACAGGTATCCTAGGTGGAAAACCCCACATTACAGCtgatcatcctcctcctcccaatGTCTATATCATAAAACAtggtaatgaaaacaataaacctTCCTATAAACACCTGACTGTGGGTGTATGTGAGTCATCTACTATGCTGACAGCCTCACCTGTAGCTGCCAGATACAGCGATTTACTTCACTTTTAGTGAGTCATGTTCTTCATAATTTTATGTTACAAGGATTTTGTAGCATTTACATGGTCCATAAGCGGTGTAAGATGGTTGGATGTCAGATATAAGAATGTAACAGACAGTAAAAGTAACTCATAAGTAAActcatttgcataatgaagCACAAATgccaaatgtcttttttttttaaattacaaaaataaatacgtTTGTGGAAAACATAGGAGGGAAAGCAGAGGGGAAAAATTCAGAACAAATATgctacataaatacatttaaaaataaataaactgataaataaaatagaaagtaaaaaggaaaaagtaaataaattcaggagttaacacaaaataatacattaatacagaagcaaattaaacGAGAcatcaatttatgtcacattgtTTAAACTAAATGATGCCTacaatttgttttattatatttgttgtCATTAAAAGATGAGAGATGTGACAGGAAGCTGGAGGTCAAGAAGACATCAGGCTTGTTCGAAGGACTTCCCCTTACCATGGGaccatttatttgtttattttggattttggctGTTTCCGTCCTCCATAATTTAGTGCTGTAATtctaaaagtaaaatgaaaaggaaacgtgtttctgtttctctggaagaaaaaaaatcttgctTGTTTAGTTGTTATTAAATGTGAGCTATATTGGTGTTTAAACCCTTTTTCAATTTGACACGTCACCAGGTCAGATGTTGTTGCcccttcacctccacctgtctcacctccACAGCTCCCCAGAGGACATGCGTAACGACGGATCCCAGGCGCTGTCCATTGTGCTGAAATGAGATCAAAACTGATGATGAATGAGGTGAACATCTGATGTACATGCTTGCTGGTTGTGCTTACAAGTTTCTCGGCGGATTGGGTGAGCATTACATAATTCATAAATTCCGGTCGAAATTCATTAATTACCACTTTGCTGGCTCATCGCGCACATCAAACACGCATCCTTTCCGCTTGGGTGCGCACGGCGGTAAGGTAAACACTTTGCAGCGTCACTTATGGGCGAGTGTTCATCCCCGCTACAACATCCTGCTCTCCATGCGCGGCACAAGCTCGCATCCTGATGTGGAGGTGATGTgtgggttttgtgtgtgtgtgtgtgcgtgcgtgtgtgtgtgtgtgtgtgtggtttcttcTCTGGCTGCTGCACAGCTGCTGCTTCTTTAAGAGCCACCGCCCGCCCCCTCTCCTGTATTTTTAGCTGAGCCAGCCACTTCATTTGCTGGATAAGACAGACAGTTGTGTACCGTATGATCTCACTTAATCGttttaataaatcaaatctTATACTGCGGATTCGCCGTGGGCCCACAGCCAGCTGTTCCCTGGATATGTCGTATCGGGGAGACATTTGTCCCGCCGCTGTCGGATGCTGAAACGCGCAATCAGCCTGTGGATGCTTGATGTCCATTACGAAACGCAATGCTGCACTGGGTGCCGAGAATTAGGCGCAGCGCTTTTGAGATCAGATGAATTACAAGAAATCCATTTAGCTGCAAATTACTCCTTGACGGTTCAAGGTGGTCCAGCATCTTTCTCCTCAGCCCACCTGCTTCCTGTCTTCTCTTGGATTGTGGATAACAAGAAGGCTTCAAGACGGAGGGGGTGGTGGAGCATCGAGGAAAAAATAGGGGCAATATGAGAGAGCGGGACTTCATGCCCAATATGGAGAGGGGCAAACCTGCTACTTACACGGGGGACAAAAAGGCTAAGATGGCTGCTAAGACTAACAAGAAGTGGGTGAGACTAGCCACTGTTTTTGCATATGTATTGTCCGTGTCCTTAGCAGCCATTATCCTGGCAATTTACTACAGCCTGATCTGGAAACCGACCAGTGCATCCTCTTCTGTGGGGAAGCCTGGAGTGCCCGGGGAGGTCACCCCCTCCGCAAACATCTCAACTAATATTTCCACGAGCAACAACAATGGCACAGAGTGGAACTCTACACAGACAGGGCTGGTGTCTCTCAACGAGACCATGCAGGGCACAACCCCGCACAGTCGGGCGTTTCAGTGGGACGACAGAGCCGAGAGCGTGGCCGTGTCTCCGCGCGGTGCCGGAGCAGAAATTGCGCACACGCAGCAGGAGGAAGGACTGTACGCATCTTCCCACGGTCACACAAGCGCGGAGGTATCGGACACATTGGGTAGGAAGACACACGCGTCTCAACCCCGGGTGAGCCAGTACACCCCGTCAAGCACCAGGGAGTCCGGCGCTGCGTTGAgtgaggacgaggaggagagggaggcgcACAGACGGGACGACGCGGCGGCGACCGGCGACCGCGAGCAGGCGGCTGCAGATGCTGCCGCCGGTCCTCCGACCCCCGCGACGAGCCTGAGAGGAGAGTGATCGGGCCTCATCCTCCAGCACCACACCCCCCCTCGCACACACGAACTGACCCAACATTGGAGTGTTTTACAGACTCAAAGCCGCAGGTCGGATAACACACAGGTC
It contains:
- the LOC141010989 gene encoding uncharacterized protein; translation: MRERDFMPNMERGKPATYTGDKKAKMAAKTNKKWVRLATVFAYVLSVSLAAIILAIYYSLIWKPTSASSSVGKPGVPGEVTPSANISTNISTSNNNGTEWNSTQTGLVSLNETMQGTTPHSRAFQWDDRAESVAVSPRGAGAEIAHTQQEEGLYASSHGHTSAEVSDTLGRKTHASQPRVSQYTPSSTRESGAALSEDEEEREAHRRDDAAATGDREQAAADAAAGPPTPATSLRGE